From the genome of Geminocystis herdmanii PCC 6308, one region includes:
- a CDS encoding PD-(D/E)XK nuclease family protein yields MNSTEIKAIIKEQLPTIIAEDSSIRDFVLHTVSEYYHPKTEVDSKFDRILAELQRDREEETRKWEENKRQWEENNRRWEENNRRWEENNRRWEENTQRLDRHQDQIDQTLDEIKKLNKRYDSTIGALGSRWGLYSEASFRNALKGILENSFNVQVLNLNDFDDEGDVFGRPDQVEIDVIIKNGEVIVCEIKSSISKAEMYIFDRKVQFYQKRHQRQVTRKLVISPMVDNRALPVAENLGIEVYSYGEDVSGL; encoded by the coding sequence ATGAACTCGACAGAAATAAAAGCCATTATCAAAGAACAATTACCGACTATTATTGCAGAAGATTCGTCTATTAGAGATTTTGTCTTGCACACAGTTTCAGAATACTATCACCCCAAAACAGAAGTTGATAGTAAGTTCGATCGAATCTTAGCAGAATTACAGCGCGATCGAGAAGAAGAAACCCGTAAATGGGAAGAAAATAAACGGCAATGGGAAGAAAATAATCGTAGATGGGAAGAAAATAATCGTAGATGGGAAGAAAATAATCGTAGATGGGAAGAAAATACTCAAAGACTAGATCGTCATCAAGATCAAATTGATCAAACTTTAGATGAAATTAAAAAGCTAAACAAACGTTATGATAGCACCATTGGAGCTTTAGGTTCTCGTTGGGGTTTATATTCAGAAGCTAGTTTCCGTAATGCCCTTAAAGGTATCTTAGAAAATTCTTTTAATGTACAGGTATTAAATCTCAATGATTTTGATGATGAGGGAGACGTTTTTGGCAGACCTGATCAAGTAGAAATTGATGTGATAATTAAAAATGGGGAGGTGATAGTCTGTGAAATTAAATCTTCTATCAGTAAAGCTGAAATGTACATATTCGATCGTAAAGTGCAATTCTATCAAAAACGTCATCAGCGACAAGTAACAAGAAAATTAGTTATTTCTCCGATGGTAGATAATCGAGCTTTACCCGTAGCGGAAAATTTAGGCATTGAAGTTTATAGTTATGGTGAAGATGTCTCTGGTTTATAA